The window CGCCGATCACGCGGCGCGTTGGGTGGTAGAGCCGGGGCGCCCGGCGCTGGCCAGGATCGCCGAACACTTTGGCCCCGGCGTATTGCAAGCCGACGGGCAACTGGATCGCGCGGCGTTGCGCAAACTGATCTTCGAAGTACCAGAGGAACGTCGCTGGCTCGAAGCGTTGTTGCATCCGCTGATCGCCAAGGAAATCGCCGAGCATCTGGCCAAGGCACAATCGCCTTACGCGATTCTGGTTTCGCCATTGCTGATCGAGTCCGGGCAGTACGCCATGACCCAACGAGTCCTGGTGATCGATGCCCCGGAACAACTACAGATCGAGCGCACCCTGCAGCGTGACCAGACCAGCGAGCAACAGGTCCAGGCGATCCTCAAGGCCCAGTCCAGCCGCCAGGACCGCGTGAGCCACGCCGACGATGTGGTGGTCAACGACCGCGACCTCGCCTGGCTGCACAGCGAGGTCGAACGCCTGCATCACTTTTACCTTACTTTGCGTGGAGGCCAGTCATGAGCCAGACCCCAACCGTCAATTGCCCAACCTGTGGCGCCCCTGTCGAATGGGTCGCCAGCAACGTCAACCGGCCGTTCTGCTCGGATCGCTGCAAATTGATCGACCTCGGTGCATGGGCCTCGGAAGAACACAAGATTCCGGTCAGCCCGGATGCCGAAGACGACCTGTTCAGCGAAGACTTCGAGCCGCGTCACTGATCTTCAAGGCCGCATAAAACCGTAGTCCTGGCTGTCATCGAGGTTTTCTGCAAGAAAACGCAACTCATCGGCCAGGTCTTCGACACTGCGCACTGCCTTGCTCTGTTGCACCACTGCACTGAGCAAGGCACGCAGGCTCAACCCCGGATCAAAGCCCACCTCCTGCGCCCCATCCAGACTTTGACGCAACTCCTGCCTTGCCCACTCGTAGACACTCATTTCGATGCTCCTGAAGGTTTTCCGAAGCATGGATTCGCGGGCGATTTTTGCCTTTGATATGGATCAAGATTTGGGATCGTCGTCTTTCCAGGGCGCTGAAAGGTAGCGCGTGCGATTGAACGTCTCCAGCCACTCGGGGCAAAACACCACCAACGCGCTGACGACCATGCCGTTGATGAACGCTTCCGGAAAAATCAGCAGCCACAGATAACCGACAAAATCCTCCAGCCAATAGGGCATGGCGAAACGTTCGTCGAACCACAGCAACCACAGCGCCAGCAGCAGGCACAGCAACGCCGACAGCGCCGCAGCAAAGAAACCGGACACGAAGATATACACAAAGGGATTACGCGGTTGCGCTCGCTCCACCAGGATCGCGCAGCATTCGGTGACCAGCACCGGCAGCAGAATCAGCAGCGCACCGTTGACCCCCATCGCCGCCAGATCCTGGCGCCCGAGCAGCACCAGTCCCGCTTGCGCGACCAACCCGCCGACAATCGCCAGCGGCCAGTCGAGCAACAGGGTCACGGCGGTCATGCCGATAAAGTGGTAGGACACGCCGGTGTCGAAGTCTTGCCGCACCAGCCAGAGCAAGAACAACGCGAACACCGTGCCGAACAACAGATGCTGGCGGCGACTGTCGCTGAACAATTCAACCCAGGGTGCTCGACAGACAGCCCAGATCACTGCTGGCACGTATATCAGCCAGCCAACTGCAAGGCTTTGCGCTGACAGCAACTCGGCGCCGATCATGGGCGCGCCTTCCTGGACGCCGGGCCCCGCGCAAGCAAACGACTGAGCAGCAACATTGTTCTATATTTCACGCGTCTCTCCCGTCGTGATAGCTATGAGTCTATACCGGCGTTTCTGACTGGCCGTATCGCACTTCCAGCCGGCACGCAGAGAATCCAGGGAAAGAACAAACGTTACGCAAACTTTACGAGACAAAATGGCAAGCCGGTCGATACTGCGCGGCGCTAACAAGACAGGCGTTATCTATGTCCATTGCGGTTTTGCGGTTTATCGGTTTCATCCTGGGTATTTTTCTGATCACGCTTGCAGTGAGTATGGCGATACCGCTGCTCACGCTGGTGATCTATGAACGCAACGATGAGATGTCGGCCTTTGGGTGGTCAATTGTGATCACGATGGTGTCCGGGCTGCTGCTGATTAACAAGGGACGTCCTGAAAACGCTCAGTTGCGTCCCCGCGATATGTACATGCTGACCACGGCCAGTTGGGTGGTCGTTTGCATGTTTGCCGCGTTACCCATGGTCTTTATTCAGCACATCAGCTACACCGACGCGTTTTTTGAAACGATGTCCGGCATCACCACCACCGGATCGACCATTCTGACCGGCCTGGACACTGCCTCTCCCGGATTGCTGATTTGGCGTTCAATGCTGCATTGGCTGGGCGGGATCGGCTTCATCGGCATGGCCGTGGCCATCCTGCCGCTATTGCGGGTCGGGGGGATGCGCCTGTTCCAGACCGAATCATCCGACTGGTCGGAGAAGGTCACACCCCGCTCCCATGTCGCCGCCAAATATATTCTGGGGCTGTATGTCGGGCTGACCGCTGTTTCCACGCTGGCCCTGTGGATAGCCGGGATGACGCCGTTCGAAGCCGTCAATCATGCAATGGCGTTGATTTCCACAGGCGGTTTTTCCACCTCCGATGCGTCTCTGGCGCACTGGACACAACCGGCCATTCATTGGGTGTCAGTGGTTGTCATGATTCTGGGCAGCCTGCCTTTCACGCTTTATGTGAGCACGCTACGCGGGAATAAACAGGCCTTGTTCAACGATCATCAGGTACGCGGTTTCATTGGCTTTTTGCTCATCACCTGGCTGCTGTTCGGCACCTGGCTGTGCTTGAACAGCGAGCACGGCTGGTGGGACGCGTTTCGGATCGTGGCGGTCAACGTGACGTCGGTGGTCACGACGACCGGCGTGGCGCTAGGGGATTACACGTTATGGGGCAGCTTCTCCGTGTTGCTGTTTTTTTATCTGACCTTTGTCGGCGGCTGCTCCGGCTCCACTGCCGGCGGTCTTAAAATCTTCCGTTTTCAAGTGGCTGGCGCCCTGCTCATGGGCAGCCTGAAACAATTGATTCATCCTCGCGCCGTCATCCAGAAGAAATACAACAATCGCCCGATCGATGAAGATATCGCCCGCTCACTCCTGACGTTTTCATTCTTTTTCACCATCACCATCGGGGCGATCGCGATGGGGTTGGCGCTCATCGGCCTGGACTGGACCACGGCATTGAGTGGCGCGGCCACTGCCGTCTGCAACGTGGGGCCAGGCCTTGGTTCGATCATTGGCCCGGCAGGTAACTTCTCGACACTGCCCGATTCGGCCAAATGGCTGCTGACCGTTGGCATGTTGCTGGGAAGACTGGAAATCCTCACTGTTCTGGTGCTGTTCATCCCGGTTTTCTGGAAGTACTAGCCCTGCCTGGACTGTTCCTGTCCAGCGTGCCAACGCGCTTCTGGCCCTGCCGAACTGGATGGGGTGACGTAACCGGCACTTCAGGCCCAATGCCGTGGATCGTTCATCACCGCCTCGTGTTCAGCGAACAGCTTGGGTAATTCGGCTTTGAGAAAGTCCACCCAGGTCCGAACCTTGGCATCGAGAAAACGCCGCGATGGGTACAGCGCATAAACGTTGCGCTCACGGGGGCGCCAGGCCGGCAACAAACGCAACAACGTGCCATCGCTCAAGGGACGCGTCGCGGTATAGAACGGAATCAGGCTGATCCCCATGCCGGATTCCGACGCCTTGACCATTGATTCGGCGACGTTGCATTGAAAGGTCCTGGCCGGGCTGATGGCATGCTCGCCCTCTTCGTCCCGGAACACCCATTCATCTTTGTACAACGGGTCGAGCATGCGCAGGCACTGATGATCATTGAGCGCCATCGGTGTTCGCGGTACGCCACGCCGTTGCAGGTAGTGCGGGGAGGCGCAGGGCACGCTGTAAATCTGCCCGATGGACTGGGCGACCATTTGCGAATCGGCCAGTTCATGGGCAATCGAAATCACCACGTCGTGCCCTTCCTCCATAGGATCGGGATTGCGCTGCGACAGGGTCAACTCGAACACCACATCAGGGTAAAGCTCGCTGTAGCGCGCGATCAATGGCGTGATCAGCACCCCCAGGCCATTCATGCTGTGAACCCGCAGTCGTCCACTCGGTTTGAGATGGGCACCGCGAGCCTCAGCCGTTGCCACCTCCATTTCTTCGAGTATTTGCCGACTGCGCACCAAAAAGCGTTCACCGGCCTCGGTCAGGCTCAACCGTCGCGTGGTGCGGTGCAGCAAGCGTGCTTGCACATGCTGCTCCAGATCGGCCACCAGTCGCGACACTTGCGCAGTTGACAGTTCCAGCGCATCGGCGGCGGCGGTAAAGCTTGCGCACTCCACCACGCGGACGAACACCCGCAAGTTATTGAGCAGATCCATAAGCCCTCCACGGGCGGTCACTGTTACGTTTGATGTAAGGCTGCTTCAGGCGCGAGCCCCTTTATCGGTGATGGGCAAAGACTAGAATCCAGGTATCGGAATCAACACGGAGCACGGAAAAATGAAAACCCTGATCAGCCTGTTTCTGACCGTTGTCGCCACCTCGGCCATGGCCGCCGGCAACCAACCCGCCGCCACTTCGTACAACCCCGCACAGCCGCTGGACATTGCCAAAGTGGTTTCAGTGTCGAACACCGCAACCGCCTGCGGGGTTGTGCCTGCAACCATGGTGTACGTCGATCATCAAGGCCAGACCCATAGCGTGACGTACGAGGTCATGGGTGACTGCACCACAGATCTATGACCGCGCCCTTATAGCAGCGTCCAGGTGTAGCTGAGGATCAAGCGGTTTTCGTCGATATCGCTGCGGTAGTTGGAACGCGCCATCGCGTTGCGCACGCGGATCCCGAGACCTTTGAGGCTGCCGCTCTGCAGCACATAGCCGATGTCCAGATCGCGCTCGCGGTCCTTGCCCTCGAACCCTTTGCCGGTATCGACATTGCTGCCAGTGATGTAGCGCACGGTGCTGGTCAGCCCCGGCACGCCGAGGGCGGCGAAATCGTAGTCGTAACGCGCCTGCCAGGAGCGCTCATCGGTATAGGCGAACTCGTAGGTCGGCACCTCGTTACCCAGAGGGCTGATGTTGGCAAACACTCGCGGGAAGGCACTGTCGCCGAACATGCCCTGATAGCCGACATAGAACGTGTGGCCGCCACGCTTAGCCGACAGCAAGGAGAAAAACGCCTGGTTGTCGATGTT of the Pseudomonas frederiksbergensis genome contains:
- the yacG gene encoding DNA gyrase inhibitor YacG — encoded protein: MSQTPTVNCPTCGAPVEWVASNVNRPFCSDRCKLIDLGAWASEEHKIPVSPDAEDDLFSEDFEPRH
- a CDS encoding energy-coupling factor ABC transporter permease, translating into MIGAELLSAQSLAVGWLIYVPAVIWAVCRAPWVELFSDSRRQHLLFGTVFALFLLWLVRQDFDTGVSYHFIGMTAVTLLLDWPLAIVGGLVAQAGLVLLGRQDLAAMGVNGALLILLPVLVTECCAILVERAQPRNPFVYIFVSGFFAAALSALLCLLLALWLLWFDERFAMPYWLEDFVGYLWLLIFPEAFINGMVVSALVVFCPEWLETFNRTRYLSAPWKDDDPKS
- a CDS encoding TrkH family potassium uptake protein, with the translated sequence MSIAVLRFIGFILGIFLITLAVSMAIPLLTLVIYERNDEMSAFGWSIVITMVSGLLLINKGRPENAQLRPRDMYMLTTASWVVVCMFAALPMVFIQHISYTDAFFETMSGITTTGSTILTGLDTASPGLLIWRSMLHWLGGIGFIGMAVAILPLLRVGGMRLFQTESSDWSEKVTPRSHVAAKYILGLYVGLTAVSTLALWIAGMTPFEAVNHAMALISTGGFSTSDASLAHWTQPAIHWVSVVVMILGSLPFTLYVSTLRGNKQALFNDHQVRGFIGFLLITWLLFGTWLCLNSEHGWWDAFRIVAVNVTSVVTTTGVALGDYTLWGSFSVLLFFYLTFVGGCSGSTAGGLKIFRFQVAGALLMGSLKQLIHPRAVIQKKYNNRPIDEDIARSLLTFSFFFTITIGAIAMGLALIGLDWTTALSGAATAVCNVGPGLGSIIGPAGNFSTLPDSAKWLLTVGMLLGRLEILTVLVLFIPVFWKY
- the coaE gene encoding dephospho-CoA kinase (Dephospho-CoA kinase (CoaE) performs the final step in coenzyme A biosynthesis.) codes for the protein MNTPVEKPWILGLTGGIGSGKSAAAQHFIDLGVHVVDADHAARWVVEPGRPALARIAEHFGPGVLQADGQLDRAALRKLIFEVPEERRWLEALLHPLIAKEIAEHLAKAQSPYAILVSPLLIESGQYAMTQRVLVIDAPEQLQIERTLQRDQTSEQQVQAILKAQSSRQDRVSHADDVVVNDRDLAWLHSEVERLHHFYLTLRGGQS
- a CDS encoding DUF2790 domain-containing protein — protein: MKTLISLFLTVVATSAMAAGNQPAATSYNPAQPLDIAKVVSVSNTATACGVVPATMVYVDHQGQTHSVTYEVMGDCTTDL
- a CDS encoding LysR family transcriptional regulator; translated protein: MDLLNNLRVFVRVVECASFTAAADALELSTAQVSRLVADLEQHVQARLLHRTTRRLSLTEAGERFLVRSRQILEEMEVATAEARGAHLKPSGRLRVHSMNGLGVLITPLIARYSELYPDVVFELTLSQRNPDPMEEGHDVVISIAHELADSQMVAQSIGQIYSVPCASPHYLQRRGVPRTPMALNDHQCLRMLDPLYKDEWVFRDEEGEHAISPARTFQCNVAESMVKASESGMGISLIPFYTATRPLSDGTLLRLLPAWRPRERNVYALYPSRRFLDAKVRTWVDFLKAELPKLFAEHEAVMNDPRHWA